ACCCCGACGGCGGCGAGCTTGTCGAGGACCGCATAGGCTTCATCGACATCAGCGACGAGCGCCACCTCGGCAGCGGACCCGTGATCGGCAAACGCGTCGAGCGTGGCCGGGGGAAGCGTGTTGACCGTGTTGTCACCGATCAAACCTTCGACGTACATGACATCCGAATAGGCGGCGTTCTTGGTACCAGTCGATGCCCACAGGAGGCGCTGGGGGAACGCCCCTTTGCCCCATTCGGCGGTGAAGTCGTCACCGAAGAGTTCCAGGTACCGCTGGTAGGTGACTTTGGCGTTGGCGATGGCCACCTGTCCGAGCAACGCCGCCCCTGCTTCGCCGAGATCGCCCAGTTGATTGTCGACCGCGGTGTCGACCCTCGAGACGAAGAAACTCGCCACCGAGGCCACCCGAGACGGATCTGCGGCCTTTTCGATTCCCCGCAGATAGGCGTGCGAGACGGCCTCGTAGTCGCCCATTGAGAACATGAGGGTCACGTTCACATTGATGTTCTCGCCGATCAGGGTCTCGATGGCCGGGATGCCCGCTTGGGTGGCCGGGACCTTGATCATGAGATTCGGACGATCGACGGTCGCCCACAGACGTCGGGCTTCGTTGATGGTTCCCTCGGTGTCATCGGCCAGATGCGGGGAAACTTCCAGGCTCACGAATCCGTCTGCGCCGTCGGTACGCTGATAGACCGGGGCGAGGATGTCGGCGGCCGACTTGATGTCTTCGATGGCGAGGTGCTCGAAGATCTCGATCGGGGTTGCCGAACCGTTCCCAGCCACAAATGTGGCGATGGCCTCGTCGTACTGGTCGGATCCGGCGATCGACTTTTCGAAGATCGACGGGTTCGACGTCATGCCTCGCAGTCCGTCGGCCACCATGGCGGCCATGTCACCGCTTTGGAGCATGTCGCGGCGGATGTAATCGAGCCACACCGACTGTCCCTGGGCTGCCAGTTGTTCCATCGCAGAGGTCATACGTTTCCTAAGTCCGACAATCGCACCATCTTACGTCACTGACCGATGAGACGGACCCGGCTGTGCCGCAGAAGAGCCACCCGTTTTCGGGTTTTGCCAACTAGCGTGACCACCAATGCGAACACTGCTGATTCTTCGTCACGGAAAATCCGATTGGGACGCCACCTTTGGCGGCGATGAGCAGCGCCCGCTCGCCAAACGTGGCAAGGACGCCGCCAAACGAGTCGGCACGTTCATCACCGAGATCGGAGTCACCCCGGACCTGGCCATCACCTCGCCGGCTGTCCGGGCTC
This Acidimicrobiia bacterium DNA region includes the following protein-coding sequences:
- the tal gene encoding transaldolase is translated as MTSAMEQLAAQGQSVWLDYIRRDMLQSGDMAAMVADGLRGMTSNPSIFEKSIAGSDQYDEAIATFVAGNGSATPIEIFEHLAIEDIKSAADILAPVYQRTDGADGFVSLEVSPHLADDTEGTINEARRLWATVDRPNLMIKVPATQAGIPAIETLIGENINVNVTLMFSMGDYEAVSHAYLRGIEKAADPSRVASVASFFVSRVDTAVDNQLGDLGEAGAALLGQVAIANAKVTYQRYLELFGDDFTAEWGKGAFPQRLLWASTGTKNAAYSDVMYVEGLIGDNTVNTLPPATLDAFADHGSAAEVALVADVDEAYAVLDKLAAVGVDLVAITDKLQRDGVQAFIDAFEALLGAIEDKRAALV